Within Streptomyces albofaciens JCM 4342, the genomic segment GGGCGAGCGGAAGGGCGTACTCGTACCAGTCCCACCACTGCGCGCGGTCCGCGCCCACCGCGAGCAGGACGACGGCTTCGGCCCGCCCGCCGGACGGCGCGGCCTCGACCGTGCACAGCACCCGCAGGTCCCGGCCGGTCAGCGCGGCCAGCCGCAGCTCGTACAGTTCCATGGCCGGCGGCCGTACGCCCAGCGGCACACGCACCTCGTGCTCCAGCCGCTCCGCCCCGTCGGCCATGTCGCGGGCTTCACCACGGGCCGCGGCGACCGTGCTGTCCGCGGCGGCACGGGCCGCCGCCGATTCCGCGCCGGGCGCCCCGTCCAGCTCTGCCAGCGCGTCGTGGACGTCCTGCTGGACGCGCCCGGCCTGCTGGACCGCCTCCACGCCCCGCCTGCGGGCCAGAAAGAGGTCGACCTGGTTCTGCACCCGCCGGCTGATCCCGACGAGATCGGCCTCCCGCTCGCGGACCCCGGCGGACGACTCGCCGAGCAGCGCCTGCCCCCGCCGTACGGCCGTACGCCGCTCCTCCGCCTCCTCGGCGAGGTCGGCGCGGCCCGAGCCGGCGGCCCGCGCCCCCAGCTCGGCCAGCCGCCTGGCCTGCCGCCCCAGTTCGCCGATCTGCCGGTCCAGTTGCTGCCGCGACGCCTTCACATCGGCCACCGCCCGCCGGACCTTCATCAGCAGCGCGAGCTGGCGCCGGTACCAGTAGTCCAGCGCCTCCCGCGGCTCGCCCGCCCGCAGCGCGGCCCCCACCGGGACGACCAGGGGCGGTCCCAGCCGCAGGCCCTCGGCCAGCAGCCCGGTGACCGCCTCCCCGACGAGCCGGGCGGCCGGGGGATCGTCACGGCGCAGGCGGTTCAGCCGGCTCCGTGCCTCACGTGTCACTACCAGCCCGTACGCCATGGCGGCCTCACTCCCCGACGACCCGTGCGAGAGTCCAGGCCTCCACTCTGCCGTTCCGGCCGGCCGCTGTCCCCGCATCGGGCGGACCGGGCCCGGGCGGCCCGCGTCAGAACCCGAGGTCGTCGGCGACGGTGGAGGCCGGGACGCTCAGGACGCCGTCGAAGGCGTCGAGCACGGGCGTGTGCAGATAGCCGCTGTGCATACGGATGCGGTCGGGGCCGCTCGCCGCCGTCCCGTCGCCCGGACCATGGTGCCCGCGCAGCCCGGCGAGGGCGATGCCGGAGCCCAGCCCCGCGTCCGCGACGGCGGCTTCGAGACTGCCGGGCTCGGGCGGGCCGAGCGGGGTGTCCTCGACCCGGAAGCCGAACGTGGTGTGCTCGTCGAGGCGCATCTCGGCGGTGCGGCCGCCGACGCTCGTCATGGCGAGCGCGAAGTAGTCGTCGCCCAGCGCGTGGTGCAGGTGGTGGCCCATGGGAAGCGACGTGAGACGGCCGTCGAAGAAGACCGGTGTCCGCTGGATGTGGGCGTTGTGCGCGGGCAGCACGACGCGCGTGCCCGGCGGGGTGTGGTCCAGGAGCCAGCGCACCGAGTCGGCCATGAACACCTCGCGGGCGGAGGCGTCGGCCACCGCACCGCGCCCGGCGTACAGCTCCGCCATGGCACGGAACTGGTGGTCGGTGTGGCACGCCGCCTCGGCCCGGTGCAGCGCGACGTCGTACTCCCACCGGCCGCCGCGCTCGACGTACAGCGGCTTCATGGCCCGCAGCCGGGTGCGCAGCCGGGTCAGCAGCGAGCTGAGGGAGTCCTGTTCGGCGGGCGCCAGCCGGGACCAGGCCGGCGCGGCGAGCGCCATGGAGGCACCCGCGAACCGTTCGGCGATCTTCATGGCGTCCTGGACCAGCGGCAGGCCGTCCGGGTCGACCTCGCGGAGGTACTCGGCGACCGGCGCCAGGGCCGGGAGCAGCGAGCCCCCGGCCTCGGGCACATCGACGCCGGCGAACCGTACGGGAAGCGTGGCCGTCCGGTTGTGGCGGCGCAGCCAGTGCAGCGGACCGGAGAGCCCGATCGGGATGGCGGCCCCGGTCTGCCGGTCGAAGTCCTCCTCCGTACCGGCCCCTTGGACCCACGCGTCCAGCGCGACGCCCTCGCTGAAACCGAATTCGAAGGCCAGGGCGGTGAAACCGCACCGCTGGACCAGGAAACGCAGCACGCGTTCGCGGGCCAGCCCGAATTCCCGGATGAAATGGGAATTCTCGCCGAGCGCGACGACCCGGGCGTCACCGATCAGCGCCCGCAGCGGTTCCAGGTCGTCGAGCGGGGCGTCGGGATCGAGGGTGTCGAGCACGGCGGCCCGTTCCCCCAGCCGGGCGGTGAACGGACTCCCGCCGCGCTCACCGCTCGCGCCGCCGGGATTCCGCTCCCGGTCCTCGGCCCGGTTTCGGTCGTGACTTCTTTCGGGCATGCCGGGTGCTCACTTTCTCGCGGGCGGGAAAACCGGTGGGGGACGGACGGCTGACGTACGGACGCGGCGACGGGGAAGCGGAGCGCGGCGCGGCGGCGACGGGCTCAGGGCAGGATCGCGTCCACGTACCCGCCGTCGACGCGCAGCGCGCCGCCCGTGGTCGCCGACGCCTGCGGCGAGCTGAGGTACACGACCATGTTGGCGATCTCCTCGGGCTCGATGAGGCGTTGCAGCAGCGACTGCGGACGGTGCAGGCGCATGAATTCGCGCTGGGCAGCGTCCCACGGAAGATCGCGGTCGACCAACTGATATACGAAGTCCTCGACGCCGCCGGTGTGCGTCGGCCCGGCGATCACCGAGTTGACGGTGACACCCGTCCCGGCGGCCTCCTTGGCGAAGCCCCGCGAGACGGCCAGCAGCGAGGTCTTGGACATGCCGTAATGGATCATCTCGGCGGGCACCACGACCGCGGAGTCACTGGCGATGTTCTGGACGCGTCCCCAGCCGCGCCCCTTCATCCCCGGCAGGTACGACCGGATCAGCCGGACGGCGCTGAGCACATTGGTCTCGAAGTAGGTGCGCCACTCCGCGTCGGTGATCTCCAGGGCCGGACGCGAGCCGAAGATGCCGAGGTTGTTCACCAGGATGTCGGTGTGCGGCACGGCCGACAGCAGGTCCTGCGCGCCGCTCTCGGTGGCGAGGTCGGCGGTGACGCCGGAGACCTCCGCCCCGGGCACCGCCTCCCGCAGCTGCCCGGCGGCGGTGTCGAGGCGCCCCGGGTCGCGCCCCGTGAGCACCACGCTCGCGCCCGCCCGGGCGAGGCCGGTGGCGATGGCGTGGCCGATGCCCTGGGACGAACCGGTCACCACGGCCGTCCGGCCGGAGAGGTCGATGTGCATGTCCGTGCTCCCTTCGCTCTGGCGGTACGTGCGCTGTGTCATGGCGTACGTGTGCTGCCCAGCATCGCGGGTACGGCCCGTCCGGTGTGCGGGGCGCGCGGGGCACGGTGTGAGCTGTGGGGCGTGTGATGAATCTCCTTCCTCGTGGGCATGGGGGCACGTGAGACGGGTAACAGCCGCCGTGAGCCAAGCCGCAGATATGACGGAAGGAGAAGAAGATGTTGTTGGCGCACCCGGTGGTGTTGGGTAACCTCGTCGACCAGTACGAGACACTGCGGGTGCTGCGTGCCCAGGACGGCAGTCCTGAGCTGCGGCGGCGGATGGACGATCTCGCCTACTCGCTGTGCATTTCCACCGGAACGAAGGACGTTGATGCGGCACTGGTCGCGGCCAGGCACCGGCTGCCCGGCACGGGCGTGCGGGAGGACTCCCTCCTGTCGGCCTGAAGGACCGTCCGCGCCTCGTTCCGGCGTCGTTGTAGATCCCGCATCCTCCCTCGCCGCGCGCGAGGGCCGGTGTGGCTGAACCGTTCGAGGACTGACCCCACATGACCGCTGCCCGCCTGCCCGCAGGACCGCCGATCTACGACAGCCTCATCGAGGAGCACGGCGACGTCCTGGCCCAGGTCCGCCAGGTGGCCAAGGAAACCGAGCGCGAGGCCGACGAACTGCTGGACTGGAGCGAGCTGCGCTCCGGCCGGGACTGACGGACCGTACGCCGCGGAGCCGGCCCGCCGCGCGCTGCGGGCCGGCTCGGGTCCCGCCGTCCTGCGGCGGCGCCGGCGCCCCGCGCCCCCGGACGCCGGCCGGCTGACCCGTTCACCTCAATTACCCGCGAGAAATTGCCCAGTTGGACGTCCCCTTTCGCGGCACCGGGCTGGATAGCATGGCCGGGATGTTGTGCTGAGCGGAGCGGGGGCCGCGCATGGGAAAGCGCGAATTGGCTGACATCTGGCCGCTGACAGCCATGCAAACGGGCATGTTCTTCCACGCCGGTTATGATCCGCGGGCCACCGACATCTATCGCAGCCAGACGGTCCTGGAATTCGAGGGGCCGCTCGACCTGGGGCTGCTGCGTTCCGCATTGCAGCGGCTGCTGCACCGGCACGCGCCGTTGCGCGCGGGATTCCGTACGCTGGAGTCCGGGGAAACCGTACAGTTCGTGCTGCGCGAGGCCGAGGTCCCCTGGACGGAAATCGACCTGGGCACGGCGGACGCATCCGTACCGCGGCAGGTGGCGGAGCGGGAATGGCGGCGCCGGTTCGACCTCGCCGAACCCCCGCTGCTGCGGGTCACGGCGCTGCGGCTGGCCGGCGGCCGCCACCGTGTTCTGCTGGCCCTGCACCACATTCTCTGCGACGGCTGGTCCCTCGCGATCCTCCTCGGCGAATGGATGACGCTGTACCGGCACGCGGGGGACCCCGCCTGCCTGCCGCCGGTGACGCCCTACGCCACGTACATGTCCTGGCTGGCCGGCCGGGACCGGGACGCCGCCCGCGCGGCCTGGCGGCAGGCGCTCGCGGGCGCCCGGCCCACCCTGGTCGCGGCGGGCAAGGGAACCGGCGCGCCGAAGGACCCGGCCGAGATCCCGGTCGGTCTCACCGCGCCGCTGGCCGCCCGGCTGGAACGGCGCGCGCGCCGCCTCGGCGTGACGGCGAGCACCCTGGTCCGCGGCGCGTGGGGCATCCTGCTGGGCAGGCTGACCGGCCGGGACGACGTGGTGTTCGGCACGACCTCGGCCGGCCGGCCGCCGGAGGTGCCGGGCATCGAGAACATGGTCGGGATGTTCATCAACACGCTCCCGGTACGGGTGCGTTGGGGCGAGCGCGAGCCGCTGGCGGGCTTCCTGCGGCGGCTCTCCGCCGAGCAGGCCGCGCTGCTGCCGCACGAGCACACCGGCCTGCCGGAGCTGCACCACCTCACCGGCACCCGGGAACTGTTCGACACGCTGGTCGTCTACCAGAACCTCCCGCAGGAGATGCCGTCCGGTGACCTCGCCCACGGGGTCCGGCTCGACGAGGTCACCGGACGGTCCGCGGCCCACTACCCCCTCGTCCTGAACGCGCTGCCCGGCGACTTCCGGCTCACCTACCGGCCGGACCTCTTCGGCCGGGACGCGGCCGAGGCGGTGGCGGCCCGCCTGGTGCGGGTGCTGGAACAGGTCGCGGGCGACCCCTCGGTACGGCCCGCGCGGCTCGACGCCCTGCTGGACGGCGAGCGCGAGCGGCTGACGACGGGGGTCAACGTCGGTCCGCCCGGCGTGACGGGGGAGACGGTGACCGAGGCCTTCGCGCGGGTGGTGGAGCGGTGCCGGGACCGGGTGGCCGTCGTCGGCGGGGGCGCGCGGTCGACGTACGGCGAGCTGGACCGGCGGGCGGCTGCCGTCGCCGGGTATCTGCGGGCCAGGGGGGTGGGGGAGGAGGACCGGGTGACGGTGCGGCTGCCCCGGTCCCCGGACCTGGTGGCCGTGCTGCTCGGCGTCGTCAAGGCCGGTGCGGCGTATGTGCCGGTCGACCCGGACGGCCCGCCGGGGCGCACCGGCCTGCTGACCGGCAACGCGGCGGCGGCCTTCGACGTGACCGGGGCCGTCGTGGCGGACGCCCTCGCGGGCACGGGCGGCACGGGGCCCGTACCGGCGCGGGTGACGGCCGGCTCGGCGTTCTCCGTGCTCCACACCTCCGGCTCGACCGGGGAGCCCAAGGGCGTGACGGTGACGCACGGCGGCGTCGCCGCGCTGGCGGCGGACCCCTGCTGGGGCGGCAGCGCCACCGGCCGGACGCTCTTCCACGCCCCGCACACCTTCGACGCCTCCCTCCTGGAGATCTGGGTGCCGCTGCTGAACGGCGGCTGCGTCGTGGTGGCCCCCGCGGGCGTCGCCGACTCCGACCTGCTGACGGGCCTGGTCGCCGACGCGGGCCTGACGACGGTCCACCTGACGGCCGGTCTGTTCCGGGTGCTGGCCCAGGAGACGCCGGAGTGCCTGGCCGGTCTGCGGCACGTCCTGACCGGCGGCGACGTGGTGCCCGCCGACGCCGTGGCGCGCGTCGTCCGCGCCTGCCCGGACGTGGAGATCCGCCACTTGTACGGGCCCACCGAGACCACCCTGTGCGCGACCGTCCACCGGCTCCGGCCGGGCGCCCCGGTGCCGGAGCCCCTGCCCCTGGGCGGCCCGCGCTCCGGCGTCCGCCTGTACGTCCTGGACGGCGGCCTGCGGCCCGCACCGGCCGGCGTCCCGGGCGAGCTGTACGTGGCCGGGTCCGGCGTCACACGCGGCTATCTGCACCGGCCCGCCCGCACCGCCGAACGGTTCGTCGCCTGCCCCTACGGCGGGCGCATGTACCGCACCGGCGACCTCGTCCGCTGGAACGCCGACGGGCACCTGGAATTCCTCGGCCGCACCGACGACCAGGTCAAGATCCGCGGCTACCGCGTCGAGCCGGGCGAGACGGCCGCCGTCCTGGCACGCTGCCCGGAGGCCGCCCAGGCGGCGGTCGCCGTACGGGAGGACACCCCGGGGCACAAGCGGCTGGTCGCGTACGTCGTCCCCGCGCGCCCCGGCGCCCCGGTCGCCGACGCCGTCCGGCGGTTCGCGGCCGCGCACCTGCCGGAGTATCTGCGGCCCGCCGCGACCGTCGTCCTGGAACGGCTCCCGCTCACCCCGAACGGCAAGGTCGACCGGGCCGCCCTGCCCGCCCCGGACCCGGCTCCCGAGGCCGCCGACGGCCGGGCGGGCACGCCGCGCGAGGACCTCCTGTGCTCCCTGTTCGCCCAGGTGCTGAAGGTGCCCCGGGTCCGCCCGGACGACAGCTTCGTGACGCTCGGCGGCGACTCGCTGCTGGCCACCCGGCTCGCGAGCCGCATCCGCACCGTTCTGGGCGTCGAAGTCTCCAACCGCATGCTGTTCGAGCAGCCGACCCCGGCACGGCTCGCCCGGCGCCTGGACCGGCTCGGCGCCGCGCGCCCGGCGGTGGCGGCCCGCGCCGCGCGGCCCACACCGCTGCCCATGTCCTCCGCCCAGCAGCGGATGTGGTTCCTCGACCGGCTGGAGGGCCCGGACAGCGTCAACAACATCACGCTGTGCCTGCGGTTGCGCGGCGCGCTGGACCGGGCGGCGCTGGAAGCCGCCTGGCGGGACACGGCCGTACGGCACGAGACGCTGCGCACGGTCTACGGGGAGGCGGACGGCGCTCCGTACCAGGAGGTCCTGGCGGAACCCGAGGTGTGCGCAGCGACCGTGGACGTGTCCGAGGAGCGGTTGCAGGACGCGCTCGCCGCCGAAGCGGGCCGGGGCTTCGACCTCACGGCCGCCCCGCCGTGGCGCGTCACCCTGTTCGCGACGGGCCCCGGCGAACACGTACTGCTCGTGGTGCTGCATCACATCTGCGCCGACGGCTGGTCGCTCGGCATCCTCGCCCGGGACCTGTCGGCCGCCTACACGGCGCGCGTCGGGGGACACGCGCCGGACTGGCCGCCGCTGCCCGTGCAGTACGCGGACTTCACGCTGTGGCAGCGCGAGCTGCTGGCGGGCGAGGAGGACCCGGCGAGCCTGTTCGGCGGCCAGCTCGCGTACTGGACCGGGGCCCTCGCGGACCTGCCGCACGAGCTGGACCTGCCCGCCGACCGGCCGCGCCCGGCCACCGCGAGCCACCGCGGCCGCACCCTGGCCGTCCGCACAACGGCCCGCACCCACCGGCGCCTGCTGGAGGCCACCCGGGAGTGCGGCGCCACCCTGCCGATGGTGACGCGGGCCGCGGCCGCGGTGCTCTTCTCCCGGCTGGGCGCGGGCGACGACATCCCGTTCGGCGCGCCGGTCGCGGGCCGGGTCGACGAGGCCCTGGACGACCTGGTGGGCTGCTTCCTGAACACGCTGGTGCTGCGTACGGACGTGCGCGGCAACCCCACGTTCGCCGAGCTGACCGGCCGGGTGCGCGAAGCCGACCTGGCCGCCTACAGCCACCAGGACCTGCCGTTCGACCGCCTGGTGGAAGTGCTGAACCCCGACCGGTCGCTGTCCCGGCAGTCGCTGTTCCAGCTCGGCTTCGCCTTCCAGAACACCCCGGACGCCGGACTCTCCTTCGCCGGGCTGACCGCGGCCCCCGAGCCGTGCGCGATCACCTCGACGCGGTTCGACCTCTCGCTCCTGCTGCGCGAGGGGCACGACGCGGACGGCGCCCCGGCGGGCCTGGTCTGCCACCTGGAGTACGCCACGGACCTGTTCGACGAGGACACCGTACGGGCGGTGGCGGACCGGCTGGTCCGCGTGCTGGAGCAGGCCGCGGACGATCCGTACGGACGGATCGGTGACCTCGACATACTGGACGGGGCCGAACGCCACCGGCTGCTGGCCGGCTGGAACGACACCGGGCGCCCGCTCCCGGACGGCACGCTCGTCGACCTCTTCCGGGCGCAGGCGGCCCGCACCCCGGACGCGGTGGCGCTGCGCTGCGGCTCCGACGCCGTGTCGTACGCCGAACTGGACGCGCGGACCGACCGGTTGGCGCGCCGCCTGACCGGTCGGGGAGTCGGCCCGGAGACCCGGGTCGGGCTGTGCCTGCCGCGCGGGGTGGACATGGTCGCGGCGATGCTGGCCGTGTGGAAGGCGGGCGGCGCGTACGTGCCCCTGGACCCGGACTATCCCGCGGACCGGCTCGCGTACATGGTGGCCGACAGTGGCGCGGCCCTCGTCCTGGCCACGGCCGGCACCGCGGCCGGCATCCCGCCCGGAGCGGCGGTGGCGGAGCTGGACGCGGCGGCGGGCGCCATCGGCGGGGAGACCTCGGAGCCGCTCCAACGGCCCCTGGAACTCGACCGGTTGGCGTACGTGATCTACACATCCGGTTCGACGGGCCGCCCCAAGGGCGTGGCCGTCCCGCACCGCGGCGTGGTCAACCTCGCGATGGCGCTGCGGCCGGTGCTCGGCGCGGGCGAGGGCGTGGCGGGGCTGCAGTTCGCGTCGTTCAGCTTCGACGCGGCGGTGATGGACGTGGCGGTCACGCTGGCCGCCGGCGGCACCCTGGTGATCGCCACCGGCCCGGAGCGCACCGACCCCGAGGCGCTGGCCCGCCTGGTCGGCGCCCACGGCGTCAGTACGGCGTGCATGGTGCCGTCCCTGCTCGGCATGCTCGACCCGGCGGCCCTGCCCGGGATACGGAACCTGGTCCTGGGCGCCGAGCGGCTGACCGCGGACCTGGCGAGCCGGTGGGCGGCGCGCACCCGGGTGTGGAACACCTACGGCCCCACCGAGACCACCGTGATCAGCACCGCCGTCCGGGTGGACCCGGGCACCGGCCCCCGGGACCGGCCGCCGCCCATCGGCCGCCCGGTCGACAACGTCCGCGCGTACGTGCTCGACGGCGCCCTGCGCCCGGTCCCGGCCGGGGTGACCGGCGAGCTGTACACCGCCGGGCCCGGCCTGGCCCGCGGCTACGTCAACCGGCCCGCCGCGACCGCGGAACGCTTCGTGGCCTGCCCGTACGGCGGCCGCATGTACCGCACCGGCGATCTGGTGCGGTGGGGCGCCGACGGCGGGCTGGAGTTCCTGGGCCGCGCCGACGACCAGGTCAAGATCCGCGGGTTCCGGGTCGAGCCGGGGGAGATCGAGGCGGTGCTCACCGCGCACCCGGCGGTCGCCCGGGCCGTGGTGACCGCCCGCGCGGACGGCACCGGCGACCGGCAGCTGATCGGCTACGTCGTCCCGGAGGAGCGCACCGACGGCGGACCGCCGCCGGACACGGACCCGCGGGTGCTGCGCGAGCACGTGGCCCGGTTCCTGCCGGGACACCTCGTCCCGGCGGCGATCGTGCCCCTCGAAGCGCTCCCGCTGACCCCGAACGGCAAGACCGACCGCGCCGCGCTGCCCGCCCCGGACCGCGTACGCCCGCCGGCCGACCGCGGTCCCCGCACCGCCACCGAACACGCCGTCCACCGGATCTGGTCCCAGGTGCTGGGCCGCCCGGAGTTCGGCGTGCGGGAGAAGTTCTTCGACGCGGGCGGCACCTCGCTGAAGCTGATGGCCGTGCGCAGCGAACTCGCCCGGTTCAGCGGCCAGGACCTGCCGGTCGCGCTGTTCTTCGAGCACTCGACCATCGAGGCGATGGCCGAGACCGTCGACCGCCGCCGCCCGGTCCCCGTGGACGACGACCACAGTCACGAGCTGTAGCGCGGACCGGCCGCCAGGGAACCGGACCGCTTCGAGAATCGGAGAAGCACATGAGGACGGGTGACGTCGCGATCATCGGGGCTGCCGGGATCTTTCCCGACGCGGCGGACCTGGAGACGTTCCACGACAATCTGCGCGCGGGCCGCGACAGCGTCGGCGGGCCGGGACGCGCCCGGCTGCACGCCGGCGACGACCCCGGGGAACGCTATCTCGCCATGGGGTATTTGGACCGTATCGACCTCTTCGACCACGAGCTGTTCGGCATCCCGCGGCGCGAGGCCGAACTGATGGACCCCCACCAGCGATTACTGCTCCAACTGACCCACCAGGCCATCGAGTCCGCCGGGTACGCCCCGGCCACGCTGCGCGGCTCGGCCGCCTCGGTGCTGCTCGCCGCCGTGGAAACCGGCCCCGACTGGGTGGCGGCGGAGACCGACCGGGACGTGGTCCAGCTGCTCGGCACCTCCACGGCCGCGCTCGCCGCCCGCCTCAGCTACCTCTTCGACCTCCAGGGGCCCGCCCTGGTGGTGGACACCGCGTGCAGCAGCGCGCTGACCGCGGTGCACCTCGCGGTCCGGCAACTGCGCGACGGTGAAGCGCCGCTGGCCATCGTCGGCGGCATCAACCTGCTGCCCCCGCCGGTCAGGAAGGCCGACTGGACGCCGCTGCCGGGGCTGGAGTCGAGCGACGAGCGGTGCCGCCCGTTCGACGCCGACGCCAACGGCATGACCGCGGGGGAGGGCGGCGGCATCGTCGTCCTGAAGCCGCTGTCCCGGGCGCTCGCCGACGGCGACAACGTGCTGGCCGTCCTCAAGGGCGTCGCCGTCAACCACAACGGCTACCGCGCCGCCACCATGGCCGCGCCGAGCCAGGCGGCGCAGGCCGCCGTGCTGGCCGAGGCCTGGCGGGACGGCGAAGTCGGTGCGGAGACCATCGGCTACGTCGAATGCCACGGCTCGGGCACCCCGCTCGGCGACGTGGTCGAGGTGGACGCGCTGCGCCGGGCGTTCACCGCCGCGGGCGTGACCGCCCCGCAGTGCGCGATCGGCTCGGTCAAGGCCAACATCGGGCACCTCGGCAACGCGGCGGCCATCGCCGGACTGTTCAAGGTCATGGCCGCGCTGCGGTACGGCGTCCACTACCCGGCCGTCAACTTCACCGCCCCCAACCCGCTGATCGACTTCACCGGCCCGGTGTACGTGAACGACGCGCCGCGCCCCTGGCCGGACGCGCCGTCCGGCCGCCGCGCCGGGCTGAGCAGCTGGGGCATGACCGGCACCAACGTGCACGCCGTACTGGAACAGGCACCCGCCCCCGCCCCGCACGAGACCACCGCGCCGGACACCGAACTGGTCACCGTCTCGGCCCGCTCGGCCGCCGCCCTGGACCGCTACCGCACCCGGCTGGCCGCCTTCGCCGAGCGCACCGGCCAGCCCCTGCGGGCCGTCGCGCACGCACTCAACCGGGGCCGCGACGACCACCCGTACCGGCTGGCGGTGACCGCCACGACGACCGGCGAACTGGCCGCACGGCTGCGCGCGGCCGCCGTCCCCGAGGCACCCGCCCCCGACGCGCCGCGGCCGGTCCTGCTGTTCTCCGGGGACGCGCTCCTGGACGACGCGGCCTGGGCGCGGCTGTGCGCGGACTTCCCCGTACCGGTCGGCTGCGCGGAACTCGACGCCACGACCCCCGACCCGGCGGGCCGCACCGTCGTGCGGCAGTACGCCCTCCACCGCGTGGCCGAGTCGCTGGGGCTCACGGACGCCGCCCTGATCGGCTCCGGGACCGGCAACCTGACCGTCCGCGTCGCACGGGGCAGGCTCACGCTCGCCGAAGCGGTCGCCGAGGCCGCCGCGCGGCGGCCGGACCCGGCACCCGACCGGGCGCGGCTGGAGCCGGTGGCGGCGGGGCTGGCCCGCGACGGAGCGCTGCTCGTGGCGCTCGCCGGCGGGGGCGTCCTCGCACGCGAGACCGGCGCCCTCGTCCCGGACCTGCCCGTCGTGGACCTCGCCGGGGACGGCTCCCGCGCCGAGGTCCTGGCACGCCTCGGCCGCCTCTACACCCTGGGCGCCGCCCTCGACTGGGAGCGCCACTACCGCGGCACCGCCATCCGGCGCATCGAGGCACCGACGTACCCCTTCGAGCCGACCCGCTGCCCGTTCGGCCGCCCCCGCACCGAGCCGGCCGCCCCGTCCCGCCCCGCCGGGACCGCCCCGGCGGCGCCGTCCGGCCTCGCCGAGACCGAACGGCGCGTCGCCGCGGTGTGGGCGGACCTGCTCGACCGACCCGACGCCGGGCCCGACTCCGACTACTTCATGCTCGGCGGCACCTCCCT encodes:
- a CDS encoding helix-turn-helix domain-containing protein — its product is MTREARSRLNRLRRDDPPAARLVGEAVTGLLAEGLRLGPPLVVPVGAALRAGEPREALDYWYRRQLALLMKVRRAVADVKASRQQLDRQIGELGRQARRLAELGARAAGSGRADLAEEAEERRTAVRRGQALLGESSAGVREREADLVGISRRVQNQVDLFLARRRGVEAVQQAGRVQQDVHDALAELDGAPGAESAAARAAADSTVAAARGEARDMADGAERLEHEVRVPLGVRPPAMELYELRLAALTGRDLRVLCTVEAAPSGGRAEAVVLLAVGADRAQWWDWYEYALPLARERLARRERRGRQPGAEDAEFVGGRDCFRDWYPGTEEERHSGAARLTARNRGQRLASVRRRRGLTQRQLAGLMGVPVARVAALERAEPGAVEIRVLAAYVTALGGRLEVIADFDTERLVLG
- a CDS encoding erythromycin esterase family protein, producing the protein MPERSHDRNRAEDRERNPGGASGERGGSPFTARLGERAAVLDTLDPDAPLDDLEPLRALIGDARVVALGENSHFIREFGLARERVLRFLVQRCGFTALAFEFGFSEGVALDAWVQGAGTEEDFDRQTGAAIPIGLSGPLHWLRRHNRTATLPVRFAGVDVPEAGGSLLPALAPVAEYLREVDPDGLPLVQDAMKIAERFAGASMALAAPAWSRLAPAEQDSLSSLLTRLRTRLRAMKPLYVERGGRWEYDVALHRAEAACHTDHQFRAMAELYAGRGAVADASAREVFMADSVRWLLDHTPPGTRVVLPAHNAHIQRTPVFFDGRLTSLPMGHHLHHALGDDYFALAMTSVGGRTAEMRLDEHTTFGFRVEDTPLGPPEPGSLEAAVADAGLGSGIALAGLRGHHGPGDGTAASGPDRIRMHSGYLHTPVLDAFDGVLSVPASTVADDLGF
- a CDS encoding SDR family NAD(P)-dependent oxidoreductase produces the protein MHIDLSGRTAVVTGSSQGIGHAIATGLARAGASVVLTGRDPGRLDTAAGQLREAVPGAEVSGVTADLATESGAQDLLSAVPHTDILVNNLGIFGSRPALEITDAEWRTYFETNVLSAVRLIRSYLPGMKGRGWGRVQNIASDSAVVVPAEMIHYGMSKTSLLAVSRGFAKEAAGTGVTVNSVIAGPTHTGGVEDFVYQLVDRDLPWDAAQREFMRLHRPQSLLQRLIEPEEIANMVVYLSSPQASATTGGALRVDGGYVDAILP
- a CDS encoding DUF5133 domain-containing protein — encoded protein: MLLAHPVVLGNLVDQYETLRVLRAQDGSPELRRRMDDLAYSLCISTGTKDVDAALVAARHRLPGTGVREDSLLSA